Proteins encoded by one window of Kribbella flavida DSM 17836:
- a CDS encoding DUF1028 domain-containing protein, whose protein sequence is MTFSIVAYDPESASWGVAVASKFLAVGAVVPWGRAGAGAVATQAAANLSYGPDGLDLLAGGLAADEVVARLTGADDERDSRQVGVVDTAGRGATFTGPDCLDWAGGQAGDGYAVQGNILAGPQVVEAMAQTWRERADEPFERRLLESLVAGDRAGGDRRGRQSAALRVWRAGAAYGGVLDLAIDLRVDDHRTPTEELGRLLALHELYFGKPDPAGLLPLEGALAEEVAALLDRLGYSTTGSTLADALDTWAGTENFEERLVPGRLDPVVLEQLRNHAPPS, encoded by the coding sequence ATGACGTTTTCGATCGTGGCGTACGACCCGGAGTCGGCGTCCTGGGGCGTCGCGGTGGCGTCGAAGTTCCTCGCCGTCGGCGCGGTCGTGCCGTGGGGCCGGGCCGGCGCGGGCGCGGTGGCGACCCAGGCCGCGGCGAACCTGTCGTACGGGCCCGACGGTCTGGACCTGCTGGCCGGCGGCCTGGCGGCGGACGAGGTCGTGGCTCGGCTGACCGGGGCCGACGACGAGCGGGACAGCCGGCAGGTCGGGGTCGTCGATACCGCCGGACGCGGAGCGACGTTCACCGGCCCGGACTGTCTGGACTGGGCGGGCGGCCAGGCCGGCGACGGGTACGCCGTGCAGGGCAACATCCTGGCCGGACCGCAGGTGGTCGAGGCGATGGCGCAGACCTGGCGGGAACGCGCGGACGAGCCGTTCGAGCGCCGGCTGCTGGAATCGCTGGTGGCGGGCGATCGCGCCGGCGGTGATCGGCGGGGCCGGCAGAGCGCCGCCCTCCGGGTCTGGCGCGCGGGCGCGGCGTACGGCGGAGTGCTGGATCTCGCGATCGACCTCCGCGTCGACGACCACCGCACCCCGACCGAGGAGCTGGGCCGGCTGCTCGCCCTGCACGAGCTGTACTTCGGCAAGCCGGACCCGGCCGGCCTGCTGCCGCTGGAAGGCGCTCTCGCCGAGGAAGTCGCCGCTCTGCTCGACCGTCTCGGCTACTCCACCACCGGCTCCACTCTCGCCGACGCCCTCGACACCTGGGCCGGCACCGAGAACTTCGAAGAACGCCTGGTCCCCGGCCGGCTCGACCCGGTCGTTCTCGAGCAGCTCCGCAACCACGCACCGCCCAGCTGA
- a CDS encoding ABC transporter ATP-binding protein, whose amino-acid sequence MKRELQYAVGAVRRRSAVLLAAWSVPEILPTACYGLAVAHAADAFLGGRVETGLAWLGGLLAAAVLGAVGARQVYRRLGELVEPVRDDLVRKVVSGALRTACADGAVARLNRQVEIVRDTFAGLVLVVRSFAVTVIGVVVGLLSLDPLVAALVVPPFLLGFLLSFGVLGLAATRVRASLRADEDLTTSAGMAFAGVRDVAATGAEGFAAGLVGVPIAAHAAAERSLAKVAALRTLCFAVGGWLPLVVLLAAAPWLTDRGVSTGTLLGGMTYVLLGLQPALNTVMSALGDSGLRYVVTLGRVLDMSEVAEPRSLGQLPTGHQVRLRRVSFAYGPDAAPVLHDLDLVVGESDHLAVVGPSGIGKSTLARLICGLLPPTDGKILLGGVPPAALLPTELTGSRVLIPQEAYVFTGTILANLVYLRPDATEAQVRAATEAVGAAGLVDRLGGPATVIRPSDLSAGERQLLALARAYLSPAPLAVLDEATCHLDPEAERIAEEAFANRRGSLVVVAHRISSAVRARRVLVLDGSRAAIGNHTSLLATSPLYADLVGHWAGPDVVRTELAEDQIQPAS is encoded by the coding sequence ATGAAGCGCGAACTGCAGTACGCGGTAGGCGCCGTACGCCGTCGGTCGGCGGTGCTGCTGGCCGCCTGGTCGGTGCCGGAGATCTTGCCGACGGCCTGCTACGGGCTCGCCGTCGCTCACGCGGCGGACGCATTTCTCGGTGGGCGGGTGGAGACAGGTCTGGCCTGGCTCGGCGGTCTGCTTGCGGCCGCAGTACTGGGCGCGGTCGGTGCACGCCAGGTCTACCGACGGCTCGGTGAACTGGTTGAGCCGGTGCGCGACGACCTGGTCCGCAAGGTGGTGTCCGGCGCGCTGCGTACGGCGTGCGCCGACGGGGCCGTCGCTCGGCTGAACCGACAGGTGGAGATCGTCCGCGACACCTTCGCCGGGCTTGTCCTGGTGGTCCGGAGCTTCGCGGTGACGGTGATCGGGGTGGTCGTCGGGCTGCTGTCCCTGGATCCGCTGGTGGCGGCCCTCGTCGTACCGCCGTTCCTGCTGGGCTTCCTGCTGTCGTTCGGTGTGCTGGGGCTGGCCGCGACCCGGGTCCGCGCGTCCTTGCGGGCCGACGAAGATCTGACCACCTCGGCCGGGATGGCCTTTGCGGGGGTGCGGGACGTCGCGGCGACCGGGGCCGAGGGGTTCGCGGCCGGCCTGGTCGGCGTGCCGATCGCGGCCCACGCCGCGGCGGAGCGGTCGCTGGCGAAGGTCGCGGCGCTGCGAACGCTCTGCTTCGCGGTCGGCGGCTGGCTGCCGCTGGTCGTCCTGCTCGCCGCCGCGCCCTGGCTCACCGACCGCGGCGTGAGCACCGGAACCCTGCTCGGTGGCATGACGTACGTGCTGCTGGGACTTCAGCCGGCGCTCAACACGGTGATGTCCGCGCTCGGCGACAGCGGTCTGCGCTACGTGGTCACACTGGGCCGGGTGCTCGACATGAGCGAGGTCGCGGAGCCGCGGTCGCTCGGCCAGCTGCCGACCGGTCATCAGGTCCGGCTGCGGCGGGTCTCCTTCGCCTACGGCCCGGACGCCGCACCGGTGCTGCACGACCTGGACCTGGTCGTCGGGGAGTCCGACCACCTCGCAGTCGTCGGCCCGAGCGGCATCGGTAAGTCGACGCTGGCACGGCTGATCTGCGGGCTGCTGCCGCCGACGGACGGCAAGATACTGCTCGGCGGCGTACCGCCGGCGGCTCTCCTCCCGACCGAGCTGACCGGCTCGCGGGTCCTCATTCCGCAGGAGGCGTACGTCTTCACGGGCACGATCCTGGCCAACCTGGTGTACCTGCGGCCGGACGCCACCGAGGCCCAGGTCCGCGCGGCGACCGAAGCCGTGGGTGCCGCCGGCCTGGTCGATCGACTGGGCGGACCCGCGACCGTCATCAGACCGTCGGACCTGTCGGCCGGGGAGCGCCAGTTGCTCGCACTGGCTCGGGCCTACTTGTCCCCGGCGCCGCTGGCCGTGCTGGACGAAGCCACCTGTCACCTGGACCCGGAGGCGGAGCGCATCGCCGAGGAGGCCTTCGCCAACAGACGCGGCAGTCTCGTCGTCGTTGCGCACCGGATCAGCTCCGCCGTACGGGCGCGGCGCGTCCTTGTCCTGGACGGCAGCCGCGCTGCCATCGGCAACCACACCAGCTTGCTCGCGACCAGCCCTCTGTACGCCGATCTGGTCGGTCACTGGGCCGGTCCGGACGTGGTGCGGACCGAGTTGGCCGAGGATCAGATCCAGCCGGCGTCCTGA
- a CDS encoding TetR/AcrR family transcriptional regulator, producing MPRARSGDTKARIQAVALELFASKGLQQTSLRDIADQLGMTKPALYYHFASRDELVRSLAIPLIDDMTAFLAGLEASPADPRELLGAYFDVTYRHRVLLQVAIRDLSVLQQMDLTDHVFDWRRRIVALLIGPSPSLEHQVRGMVALGGLSDCTVAFEDVDVDELRTAAVAAAYDALRPGVQGMSAQGMAP from the coding sequence ATGCCCAGAGCACGCAGCGGCGACACCAAGGCGCGGATTCAGGCGGTGGCGCTGGAGCTCTTCGCGAGCAAGGGCCTGCAGCAGACCAGCCTGCGGGACATCGCTGACCAGCTGGGCATGACGAAGCCTGCGCTCTACTACCACTTCGCGTCGCGCGACGAGCTCGTGCGCAGTCTCGCGATACCGCTGATCGACGACATGACGGCGTTCCTCGCCGGGCTGGAGGCCTCGCCCGCGGATCCGCGGGAGCTGCTCGGCGCGTACTTCGACGTCACCTACCGGCACCGAGTGCTGCTGCAGGTCGCGATCCGGGACCTGAGCGTGCTGCAGCAGATGGACCTCACCGACCACGTCTTCGACTGGCGCCGCCGGATCGTCGCGCTGCTGATCGGCCCGTCGCCGTCCCTGGAGCACCAGGTCCGGGGCATGGTCGCGCTCGGCGGCCTGTCGGACTGCACGGTCGCGTTCGAGGACGTCGACGTCGACGAGCTGCGCACCGCCGCGGTAGCCGCGGCGTACGACGCCTTGCGGCCGGGAGTTCAGGGCATGTCTGCCCAGGGCATGGCGCCCTAG
- a CDS encoding glycine--tRNA ligase, with the protein MPVDTVDAVVSLSKRRGFVYPCGEIYGGTRSAWDYGPLGVELKNNVRNQWWRAMVTSRDDVVGLDSSVILPTKVWEASGHLSEFVDPLTECQSCHKRFRDDHLREDYARRKNKNADEVQLAEIACPNCGNKATFTEPRMFNGLLKTYLGPVESEEGLHYLRPETAQGIFVNFANVMGTARKKPPFGIAQVGKSFRNEITPGNFIFRTREFEQMEMEFFVVPGSDEDWHEYWLKARWDWYVGLGLNPDNMRFYEHPQEKLSHYSKRTVDIEYKFNFGGKEFDELEGIANRTDFDLSTHSKHSGADLSYFDQEKGERWTPYVIEPAAGLTRNVLAFLLDAYTEDEAPNAKGGVDKRTVLRFDPRLAPVKAAVLPLSRNADLSPKAKDLAAELRQSWNVDFDDAGAIGRRYRRQDEIGTPYCITVDFDTLEDHAVTIRERDSMKQERVALTEVTGYLAQRLVGC; encoded by the coding sequence GTGCCCGTGGATACCGTCGATGCCGTCGTCAGCCTCAGCAAGCGCCGGGGCTTCGTCTACCCGTGCGGCGAGATCTACGGCGGTACGCGGTCGGCGTGGGACTACGGACCGCTCGGTGTCGAGCTGAAGAACAACGTGCGCAACCAGTGGTGGCGGGCGATGGTGACGAGCCGTGACGACGTGGTCGGGCTCGACTCCTCGGTGATCCTGCCGACCAAGGTGTGGGAGGCGTCCGGCCACCTGTCGGAGTTCGTCGACCCGCTGACCGAGTGCCAGTCGTGCCACAAGCGCTTCCGCGACGACCACCTGCGCGAGGACTACGCCCGGCGCAAGAACAAGAACGCCGACGAGGTCCAGCTCGCCGAGATCGCCTGCCCGAACTGCGGCAACAAGGCCACCTTCACCGAGCCGCGCATGTTCAACGGCCTGCTGAAGACCTACCTCGGCCCGGTGGAGTCCGAGGAAGGCCTGCACTACCTGCGCCCGGAGACCGCCCAGGGCATCTTCGTGAACTTCGCGAACGTGATGGGCACCGCGCGCAAGAAGCCGCCGTTCGGCATCGCCCAGGTGGGCAAGAGCTTCCGCAACGAGATCACGCCGGGCAACTTCATCTTCCGGACCCGCGAGTTCGAGCAGATGGAGATGGAGTTCTTCGTCGTACCGGGCTCCGACGAGGACTGGCACGAGTACTGGCTGAAGGCCCGCTGGGACTGGTACGTCGGCCTCGGGCTCAACCCGGACAACATGCGCTTCTACGAGCACCCGCAGGAGAAGCTGAGCCACTACTCGAAGCGGACCGTCGACATCGAGTACAAGTTCAACTTCGGCGGCAAGGAGTTCGACGAGCTCGAGGGCATCGCGAACCGGACCGACTTCGACCTGTCCACGCACAGCAAGCACTCCGGCGCCGACCTGTCGTACTTCGACCAGGAGAAGGGCGAGCGCTGGACGCCGTACGTGATCGAGCCGGCGGCCGGGCTGACCCGCAACGTGCTGGCCTTCCTGCTCGACGCCTACACCGAGGACGAGGCGCCGAACGCCAAGGGCGGCGTGGACAAGCGGACCGTGCTGCGCTTCGACCCGCGGCTCGCCCCGGTCAAGGCGGCCGTGCTGCCGTTGTCGCGCAACGCCGACCTGTCCCCGAAGGCCAAGGACCTGGCCGCCGAGCTGCGGCAGAGCTGGAACGTCGACTTCGACGACGCGGGCGCGATCGGCCGGCGCTACCGCCGCCAGGACGAGATCGGTACGCCGTACTGCATCACCGTCGACTTCGACACCCTCGAGGACCACGCCGTGACGATCCGCGAGCGCGACTCGATGAAGCAGGAGCGCGTCGCGCTCACCGAGGTCACCGGGTACCTGGCCCAGCGTCTGGTGGGCTGCTGA
- a CDS encoding DUF6703 family protein, whose protein sequence is MSTSSSQPVSPLRQRVTKASYPVVAKLHAMPKLTLPAITLALALLGVFTPVAIAVPALIVLALLLAWLGFLSWPVVTNGQRAVRVFTVLVIVLFAVSRIAGG, encoded by the coding sequence ATGAGTACTTCCAGCAGTCAGCCGGTGAGTCCGCTTCGGCAGCGGGTGACCAAGGCCAGCTACCCGGTCGTGGCGAAGCTGCACGCGATGCCGAAGCTGACCTTGCCGGCCATCACCCTGGCGCTGGCTCTGCTCGGAGTGTTCACTCCGGTGGCGATCGCGGTCCCGGCGCTGATCGTGCTGGCCCTGCTGCTGGCGTGGCTCGGGTTCCTGTCCTGGCCGGTCGTCACCAACGGCCAGCGAGCCGTCCGGGTCTTCACCGTGCTGGTGATCGTCCTGTTCGCGGTCTCGAGAATCGCCGGCGGCTAG
- the dusB gene encoding tRNA dihydrouridine synthase DusB, whose product MTRIPPGQALRLGNLTIDTPVVLAPMAGITNAAYRRLCAEQGAGLYVCEMITSRGIVEGDQKSLDMLTFDERETVRSVQLYGVDPVYIGRAVELLCDAYGVAHIDLNFGCPVPKVTRKGGGAALPWKRNLLGAILQSAVKAATPYDVPVTMKTRIGIDSEHQTYLDAGRIAEESGAAAIGLHGRTAAQAYSGQADWTKIAELVEHVDIPVLGNGDIWEASDALRMVEQTGCAGVIVGRGCLGRPWLFRDLAVAFAGGEALNLPTLGEVATVMRRHGELLADLMGEQRGLRDFRKHVPWYLKGFPAGGELRAALGMVDSLARLDELLAQLDPTAPFPVAELGAPRGRQGSPRDHVVLPHGWLDDTDGLNRDLADAEIGVSGG is encoded by the coding sequence GTGACCCGCATCCCACCCGGTCAGGCACTGCGGCTCGGCAACCTCACCATCGACACCCCGGTGGTGCTCGCGCCGATGGCCGGCATCACCAACGCGGCGTACCGGCGGCTGTGCGCGGAGCAGGGCGCCGGGCTGTACGTCTGCGAGATGATCACGTCGCGCGGCATCGTCGAAGGTGACCAGAAAAGCCTCGACATGCTCACCTTCGACGAGCGGGAGACGGTCCGCTCGGTCCAGCTGTACGGCGTCGACCCGGTCTACATCGGCCGCGCGGTCGAGCTGCTCTGCGACGCGTACGGCGTGGCGCACATCGACCTCAACTTCGGGTGCCCGGTGCCGAAGGTGACCCGCAAGGGTGGCGGCGCGGCGCTGCCGTGGAAGCGCAACCTGCTCGGCGCGATCCTGCAGTCCGCGGTGAAGGCCGCCACGCCGTACGACGTACCGGTGACGATGAAGACCCGGATCGGCATCGACAGTGAGCACCAGACCTACCTGGACGCCGGGCGGATCGCCGAGGAGTCCGGCGCGGCCGCGATCGGGCTGCACGGGCGGACGGCCGCCCAGGCGTACTCCGGTCAGGCGGACTGGACCAAGATCGCCGAACTGGTCGAGCACGTCGACATCCCGGTGCTCGGCAACGGCGACATCTGGGAGGCGTCGGACGCGCTGCGCATGGTCGAGCAGACCGGGTGCGCCGGGGTGATCGTCGGCCGCGGCTGCCTGGGACGGCCGTGGTTGTTCCGCGATCTGGCCGTCGCCTTCGCCGGTGGCGAGGCGCTGAACCTGCCGACGCTCGGTGAGGTCGCGACGGTGATGCGTCGGCACGGCGAGCTGCTGGCCGACCTGATGGGGGAGCAGCGTGGGTTGCGGGACTTCCGCAAGCACGTCCCGTGGTACTTGAAGGGTTTCCCGGCCGGCGGGGAGCTGCGTGCGGCCCTCGGCATGGTCGACTCCCTCGCCCGCCTCGACGAACTGCTCGCCCAGCTCGACCCGACCGCCCCGTTCCCGGTCGCCGAGCTCGGCGCCCCCCGCGGCCGTCAGGGCTCACCGCGCGACCACGTCGTGCTGCCCCACGGCTGGCTCGACGACACCGACGGCCTGAACCGCGACCTCGCCGACGCCGAGATCGGCGTCTCCGGCGGCTGA
- a CDS encoding response regulator transcription factor produces MIRQGGGEVIRVAIGHRGTLVRGALAAVLGRESDLKVVAECARADEVLEVSGGPEVVVLDPLLPGAIGMEELCGRLEGYALLMLIERDDGGSISLALAAAKQSAKVGVMTTDASPDDLVDAVREVADGRPVFDVSLALAALRAGDNPLTERECEVLRLIGTGATAQEVAQILCLSPGTVRNYLSRILSKTGARSRIEAIRKAQDAGWI; encoded by the coding sequence GTGATTCGCCAGGGGGGCGGAGAGGTGATCCGAGTTGCCATCGGTCACCGCGGCACGCTGGTACGTGGGGCGTTGGCCGCGGTGCTCGGCAGGGAATCCGATCTGAAGGTGGTCGCGGAGTGCGCTCGCGCCGACGAAGTGCTGGAGGTGTCCGGAGGGCCGGAGGTGGTGGTGCTCGATCCGCTGCTGCCGGGCGCGATCGGGATGGAGGAGCTCTGCGGCCGGCTCGAGGGCTACGCGCTGCTGATGCTGATCGAGCGGGACGACGGCGGGTCCATCTCGCTGGCGCTGGCGGCGGCCAAGCAGTCGGCGAAGGTCGGGGTGATGACCACCGACGCGTCGCCCGACGACCTGGTCGACGCCGTCCGGGAGGTCGCCGACGGCAGGCCGGTTTTCGACGTCAGCCTGGCGCTCGCGGCGCTGAGAGCCGGTGACAACCCGCTGACCGAGCGGGAGTGCGAGGTTCTGCGGCTGATCGGGACCGGCGCCACCGCGCAGGAGGTGGCGCAGATCCTGTGCCTGAGCCCGGGCACCGTGCGGAACTACCTGTCCCGCATCCTCAGCAAGACCGGCGCCAGAAGCCGGATCGAAGCGATTCGCAAGGCTCAGGACGCCGGCTGGATCTGA
- a CDS encoding antibiotic biosynthesis monooxygenase family protein, with protein sequence MFVVIRFRVGEAVQREFGPRLAAAVEVLSRQKGFVAARTGRNVDDPELLALTMEWENVGSYRRALSPFEVKMAAVPLLSEAIDEPTAYESFEAAHLP encoded by the coding sequence GTGTTCGTCGTGATCAGGTTTCGGGTGGGGGAAGCGGTGCAGCGGGAGTTCGGGCCGCGGCTGGCGGCTGCTGTGGAGGTGTTGTCGCGGCAGAAGGGGTTCGTGGCGGCGCGGACCGGGCGGAACGTGGACGACCCGGAACTGCTCGCGCTGACCATGGAGTGGGAGAACGTCGGCAGCTACCGGCGGGCGTTGTCGCCGTTCGAGGTGAAGATGGCGGCGGTGCCGTTGCTGTCGGAGGCGATCGACGAGCCCACGGCGTACGAGTCGTTCGAGGCCGCTCACCTGCCGTAG
- a CDS encoding FAD-dependent monooxygenase — protein MQKVLISGASVAGPVLAYWLRQYGFRPTVVERTSAGRHGLGGHAVDLFAAAVEITARMGLADRIHEARTRTRWLSMERYGKPPVDVDLDKLSAGLSDQHVEILRGELTSILYDATRAGVDYRFGDSIASLHDDGDGVDVTFEQAPPERFDLVIGADGMHSTVRRLVFGPEQQFRRPLGGYLGVYSLPNSFGLDNRMLTHLSVDRLVGVYGVHQTGQARATFLFRTKEELGDDHRDKERQKQLLRDQFRGHGWKVPQLLEHLDAADDFYFDSITQITLEDWHRGRVALVGDAGFCPGPAVGGGTSLAVVSAYVLAGELAAARSDLLSGLRNYQRQVRDVVQQSRRIGPKLMRSIIPASPTAVRLTPAATAVLIRLPERVQRFVWARSGFGKVLSSVQLPDYRDLVRTP, from the coding sequence ATGCAGAAGGTTCTGATCTCCGGCGCGAGCGTCGCCGGGCCGGTGCTGGCCTACTGGCTGCGGCAGTACGGCTTCCGGCCCACCGTGGTCGAGCGCACCTCGGCCGGCCGCCACGGTCTCGGCGGTCACGCGGTCGACCTGTTCGCCGCCGCCGTCGAGATCACCGCCCGGATGGGCCTGGCCGACCGGATCCACGAGGCCCGCACGCGAACCCGGTGGCTCAGCATGGAGCGCTACGGCAAACCACCGGTCGACGTCGACCTCGACAAGCTCAGCGCCGGCCTCTCCGACCAGCACGTCGAGATCCTGCGCGGCGAACTCACCAGCATCCTGTACGACGCGACGCGGGCCGGCGTGGACTACCGGTTCGGGGACTCCATCGCTTCGCTGCACGACGACGGCGACGGTGTGGACGTCACCTTCGAGCAGGCGCCGCCGGAGCGGTTCGACCTGGTGATCGGTGCCGACGGCATGCACTCGACCGTGCGCCGGCTGGTCTTCGGCCCGGAGCAACAGTTCCGCCGGCCGCTCGGCGGCTACCTCGGCGTCTACTCGCTGCCGAACTCGTTCGGCCTCGACAACCGGATGCTGACCCATCTCAGCGTCGACCGGCTCGTCGGCGTGTACGGCGTGCACCAGACCGGCCAGGCCCGTGCGACCTTCCTGTTCCGGACGAAGGAGGAGCTCGGCGACGACCACCGCGACAAGGAACGGCAGAAGCAGTTGCTGCGTGACCAGTTCCGGGGCCACGGCTGGAAGGTGCCGCAACTGCTGGAACACCTCGATGCCGCAGACGACTTCTACTTCGACTCGATCACGCAGATCACTCTCGAGGACTGGCACCGGGGCCGGGTGGCGCTGGTCGGCGACGCGGGCTTCTGCCCGGGACCGGCGGTCGGCGGCGGGACCAGCCTGGCCGTCGTCTCGGCGTACGTGCTGGCGGGTGAGTTGGCCGCGGCGCGCAGTGATCTGCTGTCGGGGCTGCGGAACTACCAGCGGCAGGTGCGGGACGTCGTGCAGCAGAGCCGTCGGATCGGGCCGAAGCTGATGCGCTCGATCATCCCGGCGAGTCCTACCGCCGTTCGGCTGACACCGGCCGCGACAGCCGTGCTGATTCGGCTGCCGGAGCGGGTGCAGCGCTTCGTGTGGGCTCGCAGCGGTTTCGGCAAGGTGCTCAGCTCGGTGCAGCTGCCGGACTACCGGGACCTCGTCCGGACGCCCTGA
- the ligD gene encoding non-homologous end-joining DNA ligase produces the protein MASKPDETRDGVDLTNLDQPLFDGAEATKRDLVDYLDAVHERLLPELRERPLSVIRVRPGQQPFMQKNVPKYTPDWVKTVTVWAEASKREVSYALCDDRRTLLWFANQRAVEYHPTLMRAERWDRVTHLVLDLDPPEGETFRMAVQAAQLVRQALTDSGLAGAVKTSGAKGVHVYVPIDDKVSIEDAAAATRAIAARAERIDPAVATTAYIKEDREGKVFVDSTRSGGATVVAAYSPRIRPGTPVSFPVGWDELDNVSPADFTLRSVPGLLATADRWSAELPAPQTLPEDLLEEGRAIPIARVVAMHEGKRRARAKRAAEEQK, from the coding sequence ATGGCGAGCAAACCGGACGAGACGCGGGACGGGGTCGACCTGACCAACCTCGACCAGCCGTTGTTCGACGGCGCGGAGGCGACCAAGCGGGACCTGGTCGACTACCTCGACGCAGTGCACGAGCGCCTGCTGCCCGAGCTGCGGGAGCGGCCGCTGTCGGTGATCCGGGTCCGGCCGGGGCAGCAGCCGTTCATGCAGAAGAACGTGCCCAAGTACACGCCCGACTGGGTGAAAACGGTGACGGTGTGGGCCGAGGCGTCGAAGCGCGAGGTGTCCTACGCGCTGTGCGACGACCGGCGGACGCTGCTGTGGTTCGCGAACCAGCGCGCGGTCGAGTACCACCCGACACTGATGCGCGCCGAACGCTGGGACCGGGTCACGCACCTCGTGCTCGACCTCGACCCGCCCGAGGGCGAGACGTTCCGGATGGCGGTGCAGGCGGCTCAACTGGTCCGCCAGGCGCTGACCGACTCCGGGCTCGCGGGCGCGGTCAAGACCAGCGGCGCCAAGGGCGTGCACGTGTACGTGCCGATCGACGACAAGGTGTCGATCGAGGACGCCGCGGCCGCGACCCGGGCGATCGCGGCCCGCGCCGAGCGGATCGACCCGGCCGTGGCGACCACGGCGTACATCAAGGAGGACCGGGAGGGCAAGGTCTTCGTCGACTCGACGCGGTCGGGTGGCGCGACGGTCGTCGCGGCGTACAGCCCGCGGATCCGCCCCGGTACGCCGGTCTCGTTCCCGGTCGGCTGGGACGAACTGGACAACGTCAGCCCGGCGGACTTCACCCTGCGCAGTGTGCCCGGCCTGCTTGCCACGGCCGACCGCTGGTCCGCGGAGCTGCCGGCGCCGCAGACGCTGCCCGAGGATCTGCTGGAGGAAGGCCGCGCGATCCCGATCGCCCGGGTCGTCGCCATGCACGAAGGCAAGCGCCGGGCGCGCGCGAAGCGGGCTGCCGAAGAGCAGAAGTGA